GCCGACTCCATCGAGTGGATGAGCCGGCATCTGGTGCCGCGGGATTCGATCATCCTGAGCCTGCACCCGCACAACGACCGTGGAACCGCCGTCGCCGCAGCCGAACTGGGCTACATGGCCGGCGCGGACCGGATCGAGGGCTGCCTGTTCGGCAACGGTGAGCGCACCGGCAACGTCTGCCTGGTGACGCTGGGGCTGAACCTGTTCAGCCGCGGGGTGGATCCGCAGATCGACTTCTCCAACATCGACGAGATCCGGCGCACCGTCGAGTACTGCAACCAGCTGCCGGTGCACGAGCGGCACCCGTACGGCGGCGACCTGGTCTACACCGCGTTCTCCGGCAGCCACCAGGACGCCATCAACAAGGGCTTCGACCAGATGAAGATCGACGCCGACCAGCAGGGCAAGGACGTCGACGACATCATCTGGCAGGTGCCGTATCTGCCGATCGACCCGAAGGACGTCGGCCGCACCTACGAGGCCGTGATCCGGGTGAACTCGCAGTCCGGCAAGGGCGGAGTGGCCTACATCATGAAGGCCGACCACGGGCTGGTGCTGCCGCGCCGGCTGCAGATCGAGTTCAGCCAGGCGATCCAGAAGATCACCGACGGCGAGGGCGGCGAGGTGTCGCCGAAGGAGATGTGGGACATCTTCGCCGAGGAGTACCTGACGCCGATCTGGCCGCTGGAGCGGGTCCGCCAGAAGGTGACCGCGGCCGAGGTCGACGGTGGCACCGACACCATCGAGGCGGTGGTCAAGCTCAAGGGCGTCGAACACGAGATCGTCGGCAAGGGCAACGGCCCGGTGGCCGCGTTCGTCGACGCGCTGAGCACCATCGGCGTCAACGTGCATGTCCTGGACTACTCCGAGCACGCCCTGTCGGCGGGCGAGGAGGCGCAGGCCGCGGCGTATGTCGAAGCCTCCATCGGCGGCAAGACCGTGTGGGGCGTCGGCATCGCGCCGTCGATCACCACCGCCTCACTGCGCGCGGTGGTATCCGCGGTCAACCGCGCATCGCGGTAACGCGGCGCGGTAGCCGGGCGGGGACGAGCCAACCGCACCGCCGGTCCACAAGACCGGCGCACCCGTCATGTCCTCAGGCGTTGGCCTGAGGAGTGTCCTGAGGACATGACCGAGCTGTGGCCGATGTAACCCATTGGGCAGCTTGCTATCTCGGCTCGTCTCCGCCCGGCTGACACCCCTCGCGGTCGTGCGGCGCCGGCGCGGATCAGAACAGCGCGAACTGCTCGCCGACCGAGGTCGGGTTGAACTCCTCGATACGGGTGCCGCCGACCACCGACTCGAGCAGCCGCAGGAACTCGGCGTCGGCCACCAGCGGCACCCCGAGCTCGCGAGCGTGATAGCCCTTGCCGTGGGCGGGTTCGGGGTCGTTGCAGACCACCAGCGAGGTTTCGGTGTCCACCGCCTCGGTGTAGGAGAGCCCGGCGTGCACGATCCGCTCGATCAGTTCCTCGTGGGTGCGTTCCACCTCGGCGGCCAGCGCCACCCGCATCCCCTGCACCAGCGGCCGGCCGGCGATGAAGCGGCCGGGGTTGAGGTAGGTGCACGGCAGCCGCGAGGCCACCATCTTCAGCGGCCGCAGGTCCTCGTGGGTCACCTGCCCGTTGGGCCACAACCGTCGCGACAGCGGGCGCACCGGCAGCCACACCCGCCGTTCCCGGGCCAGCGCCAGCGCGGGTTTGAGGATCTGCGCCAGCACCAGCGCGTCGTCCAGCGCGTCGTGCGGTTTGAGCTGGGTGATGCCCCAGTGCGCGGCGAGCGTCTCCAGCCGCAGGTTCTCGGTGCCCAGCGCCAGCCGGCGGGCCAGCTCCACGGTGCACATCGCGCTGTCGATCGGCAGTTCGGCGCCGATCATCTCGGCCTCGGCGACCAGGAACGAGTAGTCGAATGCGACGTTGTGCGCCACCAGGGTGCGGCCGCGCAGCAACTCGATCAGCGGGGCCACGATGTCGGCGAACCGGGGTTGGCCGGCGAGCATCTCGGCGGTCAGCCCGTGCACATGGGTGGGGCCGGGATCCACACCCGGGTCCAGCAGCGAGTAGAGGGTCTGTTCGACGTTGCCGTCGTCGCTGAGGGCGAGTGCGGCGATGCTGACGACGCGCGCGTGTCCGGGGTGAAAGCCCGAGGTCTCCACATCGACGACCGCCCAGCCCGTCCCGGCCTCGTGGGCCGGGCGGCCCCAGGAGCCTGTTGACCGGCAGGACCCGGCGTCGATGTGGCTCACGTTCTCGAGGATGGCACGCGACGGCGACAAATCCGGTCAGGCGGGCGTCCGGCACCCCAGCGTGTCGGCGACCACGTGCTCGGCCCTTCTACACTGCCGGGAATGGTCACCACTCGAGGACGCATCGCCCTGGCGGCGGGTGCCGGGGCGCGCTGGGCGTCGCGGGTCACCGGTCGCGGGGCGGGCGCGATGATCGGTGGGCTGGTCGCGATGACCCTGGACCGCACCATCCTGCGCCAGCTCGGGGAGGGGCGCCGCAGCGCGCTCGTGACCGGCACCAACGGCAAGTCGACCACCACCCGGATGCTGGCCGCGGCGCTGCAGACGGTGGCTCCGGTGGCGACCAACGCCGAGGGCGCCAACATGGACGCCGGCCTGGTCTCCGCGCTGGCTGTCGCCCGCGACGCACCGCTGGCGGCGCTGGAGGTCGACGAGATGCACGTCCCGCACGTCGCCGACGCGCTCGACCCGGCGGTGATCGTGCTGCTGAACCTGTCGCGTGATCAGCTCGACCGGGTCGGGGAGATCAACCACATCGAGCGCACGCTGCGCGCCGGGCTGGCGCGGCATCCGGACACGGTCATCGTCGCCAACTGCGACGACGTGTTGATCACCTCGGCCGCCTACGACAGCCCGAACGTGGTGTGGGTGGCCGCCGGGGCCGGGTGGGCCAACGATTCGGTGAGCTGCCCCCGCTCCGGTGAGGTGATCGTGCGCGACGGCAGCCACTGGTATTCGACCGGAACGGATTTCAAGCGGCCGACGCCGCAGTGGTCCTACGACGCGACCCACATCCACGGCCCGGACGGGCTGACCCTGCCGATGCGGCTGAAGCTGCCCGGGGAGGTCAACCGCGGCAACGCGGCCCAGGCGGTCGCGGCGGCGGTCGCCCTGGGCGCCGATCCGGCCGCGGCGGTGGCGGCGGTGGAATCGGTCGAGGAGGTGGCGGGCCGGTACCGCACCCTGCGCCACGGCCGGCACACGGTGCGGATCCTGTTGGCCAAGAACCCGGCCGGGTGGCAGGAGGCGCTGTCGATGGTCGACACCGCGGCGGGTTCGGTGGTGATCGCGGTCAACGGCCGGGTGCCCGACGGCGAGGACCTGTCGTGGCTGTGGGACGTCAACTTCGAGCATTTCGTCAACCACCCGGTGGTGGCCGCCGGGGAGCGCGGCACCGACCTGGCGGTGCGGCTCGGCTACGCGGGGGTGCAGCACACGCTGGTGCACGACACCGTCAAGGCGATCGAGTCGTGTCCGCCGGGCCATGTCGAGGTGGTGGCCAACTACACCGCGTTTCTGGAACTGAACCGGGCGTTGGAGCGGAGCGGCCGTGGCTGAGTCGACGGTGCGGATCGGGCTGGTGCTGCCCGATGTGATGGGGACCTACGGGGACAGCGGCAACGCGGTGGTGCTGCGGCAGCGGCTGCGGATGCGCGGCATCCCGGCCGAGATCGTCGAGATCACCCTGCCCGACCCGGTGCCGGCCGAGCTGGACCTCTACACGCTCGGCGGTGCGGAGGACTACGCGCAGCGGCTGGCGACCCGGCATCTGAAGCGGTATCCGGGGCTGCAGCAGGCCGCGGCGCGCGGTGCGCCGGTGCTGGCGATCTGCGCGGCGATGCAGGTGCTGGGCCACTGGTACGAGACGTCCGCGGGTGAGCGGGTCGACGGGGTCGGCCTGCTGGACGTCACCACCTCCCCGCAGGACAAGCGCACCATCGGCGAGGTGGTGACCCAGCCCGTCGTCGAGGGCCTGCACCAGAAGCTGACCGGTTTCGAGAACCACCGCGGCGGAACGGTGCTCGGCGCCGATGCGCGGCCGCTGGCCAAGGTGATCCGCGGGGCGGGCAACCGGGCCGGCGACGGCTACGACGGCGTGGTGCAGGGCAGCGTCGTCGCCACCTATCTGCACGGGCCGTGTCTGGCCCGCAACCCGGAGCTCGCCGACCAGCTGTTGAGCAAGGTGGTCGGGGAGTTGCCGCCGCTGCAGCTGCCCGAGGTCGAACTGCTGCGCAAGGAACGGCTGGCGGCTCCGCGGCGGGCCTGAATCTTGTTGTCCCGGTTGCGGATCAGAGCCCGAGGTCGCGCAGGAATTCGGGTTTGTAGGCCTCGAGGATGACGTAGTTCGGGTCCGGCAGCGGCACCTCGGGTGCGTCGTCGGGCACCTGCTGCCCGCTTTCCGGATCCACCCACTGCTGGGTCGCGGCGTCCCAGCGGCTCACCGTGAACCGCGCGTCGACGTGGTCCTCGGCGACCAGTGCCCGCACGGTGCGTTCGGCCTCCTGCGCGTCGGCCAGCGTGTGGGTGTAGAGCAGGATGCGGTCGCCGTCGCGGGTGACGGTGACCCGTGAGCCGAGCCGGCGGCGCGCATCGTCGTCGAGATCGAGCGTGCGCAGCTTCTCCCAGAACGACAGCCGGTGCTCGGGGGTGCCGAGCTCGACCTCAACCTTGAATTCCTCGTCGGCCATGGCGGTCAACCTAGGCCATCGCCCGGCGCCCGGCCAACGCCCGCCCGAGGGTCAGCTCGTCGGCGAACTCCAGATCGCCGCCCATCGGCAGCCCGGACGCGATCCGGCTGACGGTCAGCCCGGGGATGTCGCGCAGCACCCGCATCAGATAGGTCGCGGTCGCCTCCCCCTCGGTGTTCGGGTCGGTGGCGATGATCACCTCGGACACCTCGACCCCGTCGACACGTTCCCCGATGCGGGTCAGCAGCTCGCGGATGCGCAGCTGCTCCGGGCCGATCCCCGACAACGGATCCAGCGCGCCGCCGAGCACGTGGTAGCGGCCGCGGAATTCGCGGGTGCGTTCGATCGCGGCGACGTCCTTGGGTTCCTCCACCACGCACACCAGCGACGCGTCCCGGCGCGGGTCGGCGCAGATCCGGCAGCGGTCGGCCTCCGAGACGTTGCCGCACACCGAGCAGAACGGCACCCCGTCGCGGACCCGGTTCAGCGCGGCGGTGAGCCGGTCGATGTCCGGCGGTTCCGCCGAGATCAGGTGAAAGGCGATCCGCTGGGCGCTCTTCGGGCCGATCCCGGGCAGCTTGCCCAGTTCGTCGATGAGATCCTGAACAGGTCCTTCGAACAACTACATCCCCGGCAGGCCGAGATCACCCATACCGCTGGCCAGCGGGCCGAGCCGGTCGTGGGCCAGGATGGTGACCTGCTTGGCGGCGTCGGCGATGGCCCCGACGATCAGGTCCTGCAGCGTTTCGACGTCGTTGGGGTCGACCACCTTCGGGTCGATGCGCACCGCGGTCACCTCGCCGCTGCCCTTCATGGTGACCTGGACCAGCCCGCCGCCGGCCTGACCGTTCACCTCGGCAGCGGCCAGCGCGGCCTGCGCCTCGACCAACCTCTGCTGCACCTGCTGGGCCTGGGCGAGGAGTGCCGACATATCGGGCTGTCCACTACCGGGTTGCATGACGGTCCCCTTGCATATTGGTTTCGACTTGGTCTCTGTCGCGCGTAGGCGGCGGTTCGGCCTTTCAGCCTAGCCGCGCCGTCGCTACCGTGACGCCCGTGCCTGCCTGCCTGCGTGTCGGCGCCACCGTCGCCCGGCGCGGTTTCGCCACGGTGGCCGCCGGAGTGCTGATCGCCGCCCCGACGGTGGTCGCCCCGACCTTCGCCGCACCGCCGGTGTTCGCCGCGCCGCCGGTGCCGGCCGCCCCGACCACCATCGCCGGCAAGATCGTGTTCCTCGACCCCGGCCACAACGGCACCAACGACGCGTCGATCCACCGCCAGGTGCCGACCGGCCGCGGCGGCACCAAGGACTGCCAGGCCAGCGGCACCGCCACCGAGGACGGGTATCCCGAGCACACCTTCGCCTGGGAGACCACGCTGCGCATCCGCCATGCGCTGCACAGCCTCGGGGTGCGCACGGCGATGTCGCGGGGCAACGACAACGGGGTGGGCCCCTGTGTGGACGAGCGGGCCGCGCTGGCCAACTCGGTGCGCCCGCATGCGATCGTGAGCATCCACGCCGACGGCGGTCCGCCGACCGGCCGCGGTTTCCACGTGCTGTACTCGCATCCGCCGCTCAACCAGGCCCAGGCCGGGCCGGCGGTGCGGTTCGCCCAGATCATGCGTGACCAGTTGCAGGCCGCCGGCCTGGTGCCGGCCACCTACATCGGCAGCAACGGGCTCAATCCGCGCTCCGACATCGCCGGGCTCAACCTGGCCCAGTACCCGGCGATCCTGGTCGAGCTGGGCAACATGAAGAACCCGGCGGATGCGGCGCTGATGAAGTCCCCGGAGGGACGGCAGAAGTACGCCGACGCGGTGGTGCGCGGAATCGCCGCGTTCCTGGCGCTGTACTGAGCTAGCGGTTCTCCAGGTGGCGTTTGAGGTTGGCCAGCACCTCGTCGTAGATCCGGCGCAGCCCCAGCGGGGCGAACGTCTTCTCGAAGAATCCGTTGATGCCGCCGGCGCCCTGCCAGGTGGTCTTGACCGTGACGGTGGCGCCCTCGCCGGCCGGCGACACCGTCCAGTTGGTGATCATCGAGGAGTTGGCGTCCTTTTCGATCACGGTGTGCCCGGCCACGTCCACCTCGGCGCGCACCTCGCGCACCCGCGACCGGGTGGCCTGCAGCCGCCAGCCGGCCACCGTGCCCGCGCCCTGTCCGCCCTCGAGCACCTGATAGTCGCGGAAGTGCGGGGAGAGGATCTTCGGGCGCACCGTCGTGTAGTCGCCCACCGCCGCCAGCACCTCCTCCGGCGCGGCGTTGATCAACACGCTGCTCGATGCGCTGACCTGTCCCATTGGTCGTGACTCCCTCGGTCGGGGGCGGATGAGCGGTTCGACAAGGTCGCATCGGCCGCGACCGCGGACTAGCGTATATCCGTGTCTGTGGCGCAATCCGACGCACGTGCCGCCCACGCCGCCGCCGTGCGGCGACTGCTGGCGAGCTATCGGGCGATTCCCCCCGACGCGACCGTCCGGCTGGCGAAACCGACGTCGAACCTGTTCCGGGCGCGTGCCAAGACCCGGCACAAGGGGCTCGACGTCTCCGGGCTGACCGGCGTCATCGAGGTCGACCCGGACGCCCGCACCGCCGACGTCGCCGGCATGTGCACCTACGAGGATCTGGTGGCCGCCACGCTGCCCTACGGGCTGAGCCCGCTGGTGGTTCCCCAGCTCAAGACGATCACGCTGGGCGGCGCGGTGACCGGGCTGGGCATCGAGTCGGCGTCGTTCCGCAACGGGCTGCCGCACGAGTCGGTGCTGGAGATGGACATCCTCACCGGCGCCGGCGAGGTGGTCACCGCGTCACCGGACAAACACTCCGACCTGTTCCGGGCGTTTCCGAACTCCTATGGCACGCTTGGCTATTCGGTTCGACTGAAGATCGAGCTGGAACCGGTCAAACCGTTCGTCGAGCTGCGCCACCTGCGGTTCAACAGCGTGGCGGCGCTGTTCGAACAGATGGACCGCATCGTGGCGACCGGCCGCTACCACGACACCCCGGTCGATTACCTCGACGGGGTGGTGTTCGCCGCCGACGAGGGTTATCTGACACTCGGTTTCAAGACGATCAGCCCCGGGCCGGTCAGCGACTACACCGGCATGCAGATCTACTACCGGTCCATCCAGCACCCCGGCGAGGACGGCGCGGAGAAACGCGACCGGCTGACCATCCACGACTATCTGTGGCGATGGGACACCGACTGGTTCTGGTGTTCC
The window above is part of the Mycolicibacterium hassiacum DSM 44199 genome. Proteins encoded here:
- the leuA gene encoding 2-isopropylmalate synthase, with product MRRSSPVLTPGAITVTTFSKPSPDSPDAFNWSPGVREITKPSGPPNPGQPAWNPQRGSSMPIHRYRSFADEVEHITLPDRTWPDKVITKAPLWCAVDLRDGNQALIDPMSPARKRRMFDLLVRMGYKEIEVGFPSASQTDYDFVREIITDGAIPDDVTIQVLTQCRPELIERTFEACQGAPRVIVHFYNSTSILQRRVVFRADREEVKQIALAGARKCLEEAKKYPGTLWRYEYSPESYTGTELEYAVEVCNAVAEVIQPTPDWPLIVNLPATVEMATPNVYADSIEWMSRHLVPRDSIILSLHPHNDRGTAVAAAELGYMAGADRIEGCLFGNGERTGNVCLVTLGLNLFSRGVDPQIDFSNIDEIRRTVEYCNQLPVHERHPYGGDLVYTAFSGSHQDAINKGFDQMKIDADQQGKDVDDIIWQVPYLPIDPKDVGRTYEAVIRVNSQSGKGGVAYIMKADHGLVLPRRLQIEFSQAIQKITDGEGGEVSPKEMWDIFAEEYLTPIWPLERVRQKVTAAEVDGGTDTIEAVVKLKGVEHEIVGKGNGPVAAFVDALSTIGVNVHVLDYSEHALSAGEEAQAAAYVEASIGGKTVWGVGIAPSITTASLRAVVSAVNRASR
- a CDS encoding DEDDh family exonuclease, which gives rise to MSHIDAGSCRSTGSWGRPAHEAGTGWAVVDVETSGFHPGHARVVSIAALALSDDGNVEQTLYSLLDPGVDPGPTHVHGLTAEMLAGQPRFADIVAPLIELLRGRTLVAHNVAFDYSFLVAEAEMIGAELPIDSAMCTVELARRLALGTENLRLETLAAHWGITQLKPHDALDDALVLAQILKPALALARERRVWLPVRPLSRRLWPNGQVTHEDLRPLKMVASRLPCTYLNPGRFIAGRPLVQGMRVALAAEVERTHEELIERIVHAGLSYTEAVDTETSLVVCNDPEPAHGKGYHARELGVPLVADAEFLRLLESVVGGTRIEEFNPTSVGEQFALF
- a CDS encoding Mur ligase family protein, translated to MVTTRGRIALAAGAGARWASRVTGRGAGAMIGGLVAMTLDRTILRQLGEGRRSALVTGTNGKSTTTRMLAAALQTVAPVATNAEGANMDAGLVSALAVARDAPLAALEVDEMHVPHVADALDPAVIVLLNLSRDQLDRVGEINHIERTLRAGLARHPDTVIVANCDDVLITSAAYDSPNVVWVAAGAGWANDSVSCPRSGEVIVRDGSHWYSTGTDFKRPTPQWSYDATHIHGPDGLTLPMRLKLPGEVNRGNAAQAVAAAVALGADPAAAVAAVESVEEVAGRYRTLRHGRHTVRILLAKNPAGWQEALSMVDTAAGSVVIAVNGRVPDGEDLSWLWDVNFEHFVNHPVVAAGERGTDLAVRLGYAGVQHTLVHDTVKAIESCPPGHVEVVANYTAFLELNRALERSGRG
- a CDS encoding type 1 glutamine amidotransferase; amino-acid sequence: MAESTVRIGLVLPDVMGTYGDSGNAVVLRQRLRMRGIPAEIVEITLPDPVPAELDLYTLGGAEDYAQRLATRHLKRYPGLQQAAARGAPVLAICAAMQVLGHWYETSAGERVDGVGLLDVTTSPQDKRTIGEVVTQPVVEGLHQKLTGFENHRGGTVLGADARPLAKVIRGAGNRAGDGYDGVVQGSVVATYLHGPCLARNPELADQLLSKVVGELPPLQLPEVELLRKERLAAPRRA
- the recR gene encoding recombination mediator RecR; translation: MFEGPVQDLIDELGKLPGIGPKSAQRIAFHLISAEPPDIDRLTAALNRVRDGVPFCSVCGNVSEADRCRICADPRRDASLVCVVEEPKDVAAIERTREFRGRYHVLGGALDPLSGIGPEQLRIRELLTRIGERVDGVEVSEVIIATDPNTEGEATATYLMRVLRDIPGLTVSRIASGLPMGGDLEFADELTLGRALAGRRAMA
- a CDS encoding YbaB/EbfC family nucleoid-associated protein, translating into MQPGSGQPDMSALLAQAQQVQQRLVEAQAALAAAEVNGQAGGGLVQVTMKGSGEVTAVRIDPKVVDPNDVETLQDLIVGAIADAAKQVTILAHDRLGPLASGMGDLGLPGM
- a CDS encoding Rv3717 family N-acetylmuramoyl-L-alanine amidase, with product MPACLRVGATVARRGFATVAAGVLIAAPTVVAPTFAAPPVFAAPPVPAAPTTIAGKIVFLDPGHNGTNDASIHRQVPTGRGGTKDCQASGTATEDGYPEHTFAWETTLRIRHALHSLGVRTAMSRGNDNGVGPCVDERAALANSVRPHAIVSIHADGGPPTGRGFHVLYSHPPLNQAQAGPAVRFAQIMRDQLQAAGLVPATYIGSNGLNPRSDIAGLNLAQYPAILVELGNMKNPADAALMKSPEGRQKYADAVVRGIAAFLALY
- a CDS encoding SRPBCC family protein — protein: MGQVSASSSVLINAAPEEVLAAVGDYTTVRPKILSPHFRDYQVLEGGQGAGTVAGWRLQATRSRVREVRAEVDVAGHTVIEKDANSSMITNWTVSPAGEGATVTVKTTWQGAGGINGFFEKTFAPLGLRRIYDEVLANLKRHLENR
- a CDS encoding FAD-binding oxidoreductase, which translates into the protein MSVAQSDARAAHAAAVRRLLASYRAIPPDATVRLAKPTSNLFRARAKTRHKGLDVSGLTGVIEVDPDARTADVAGMCTYEDLVAATLPYGLSPLVVPQLKTITLGGAVTGLGIESASFRNGLPHESVLEMDILTGAGEVVTASPDKHSDLFRAFPNSYGTLGYSVRLKIELEPVKPFVELRHLRFNSVAALFEQMDRIVATGRYHDTPVDYLDGVVFAADEGYLTLGFKTISPGPVSDYTGMQIYYRSIQHPGEDGAEKRDRLTIHDYLWRWDTDWFWCSRAFGVQNPRIRRFWPRQFKRSSFYWKLISYDQRFHIADRIEQRKGRPPRERVVQDIEVPIERATEFVEWFLANIPIEPIWLCPLRLRDPNGWPLYPLRADRTYVNVGFWSSVPAGPTEGYTNRLIERKVSELDGHKSLYSDSYYTAEEFDQLYGGETYKTVKKVYDPDSRLLDLYAKAVQRR